From Caldilineales bacterium, a single genomic window includes:
- a CDS encoding ATP-binding protein, with product MLRPVQASAYTFRDIIAGGFVYVDKTRVIYELVRYNKGAYFLARPRRFGKSLLVSTLNELFRGQRELFQGLWITGSDYAWQPHPVVHIDFSRYQIGSADELKDAIGRHTRQIGQEYGVGLADGPFDALFSELILRLARERQVVVLIDEYDKPILDNIADLPTARAIRDTLRGFYTTIKSLDAYLRFVFITGVSKFSRVGIFSGMNNLDDLTADARFATLLGLTEDEVQSHFQEHIAVIASAQGSQPDEIMAQLRRWYNGYCFVAGCPNVYNPFSTLQFLAKQRFANYWFETGTPTFLLQLLKAGAYDVPELEELRVRELAFSTYEIESLSILPLLFQTGYLTIKGYEPTRRVYTLGYPNFEVEEAFIAYLLAEFNAQERSVNDNALWKLITALESHDLEGFFAILSVFFANVPYDIQIRQEKYYQTIFYLILKLMGTAIDVEVRTNRGRMDAVVSLPDHLYIFEFKLDGSAEAALAQIAAEEYAGKFGLDARPITLVGVNFDSQSRQVQAWRSLRR from the coding sequence ATGCTTAGGCCCGTGCAGGCCAGCGCCTACACCTTTCGCGACATCATCGCCGGGGGGTTTGTCTATGTGGACAAGACCCGCGTCATCTACGAACTGGTGCGCTACAACAAGGGCGCCTATTTCCTGGCGCGCCCGCGGCGCTTCGGCAAGAGCCTGCTCGTCTCCACGCTGAACGAGCTGTTCCGCGGCCAACGCGAGTTGTTCCAGGGCCTGTGGATCACCGGCAGCGACTACGCCTGGCAGCCTCATCCGGTCGTGCACATTGACTTCAGTCGCTATCAAATCGGCAGCGCCGACGAGCTGAAAGACGCCATCGGTCGTCACACCCGGCAGATCGGCCAGGAGTACGGCGTCGGCCTGGCCGACGGGCCGTTCGATGCGCTCTTTAGCGAGCTGATCCTGCGCCTGGCGCGGGAACGCCAGGTCGTCGTCCTGATTGACGAATACGACAAGCCGATCCTCGACAACATCGCCGACCTGCCCACGGCCCGGGCGATCCGCGACACTCTGAGGGGTTTCTACACCACGATCAAGTCGCTGGACGCCTATCTACGCTTCGTCTTCATCACCGGCGTCAGCAAATTCAGCCGCGTCGGCATCTTCTCCGGCATGAACAACCTCGACGATCTGACGGCGGACGCGCGCTTTGCCACGCTGTTGGGCCTGACCGAGGACGAGGTGCAGAGCCATTTTCAGGAACACATCGCTGTGATCGCCTCAGCGCAGGGCAGCCAGCCTGACGAGATCATGGCCCAACTTCGGCGCTGGTACAACGGCTACTGCTTTGTCGCCGGCTGTCCCAACGTCTACAACCCCTTTTCGACGCTCCAGTTTCTGGCCAAGCAGCGTTTTGCCAACTATTGGTTCGAGACGGGCACGCCGACGTTCCTGCTTCAACTGCTCAAAGCCGGCGCCTATGACGTACCTGAACTGGAAGAGCTGCGCGTGCGCGAGCTGGCTTTCAGCACCTACGAGATCGAAAGCCTCTCGATCCTGCCGCTGCTCTTCCAGACCGGCTATCTGACGATCAAAGGTTACGAGCCGACCCGCCGCGTCTACACCCTGGGCTATCCCAATTTCGAAGTCGAAGAGGCCTTCATCGCCTACCTGCTGGCCGAGTTCAACGCGCAGGAACGCAGCGTCAACGACAATGCGCTGTGGAAGCTGATCACGGCCCTCGAAAGCCACGACCTGGAAGGCTTCTTCGCCATCCTCAGCGTCTTCTTCGCCAACGTGCCCTACGACATTCAAATCAGGCAGGAGAAGTATTACCAGACGATCTTCTACCTGATCTTGAAGCTGATGGGAACGGCGATTGACGTGGAGGTGCGCACCAACCGCGGCCGCATGGACGCCGTCGTCAGCCTGCCCGATCATCTCTACATCTTCGAGTTCAAGCTGGACGGCAGCGCCGAGGCTGCGCTGGCGCAGATCGCCGCCGAGGAGTACGCCGGCAAGTTTGGCCTCGATGCCCGCCCCATTACCCTCGTCGGCGTCAATTTCGACAGCCAAAGCCGCCAGGTGCAGGCGTGGCGCAGCCTGCGGCGCTGA
- a CDS encoding right-handed parallel beta-helix repeat-containing protein, translating to MTISDLTIADGKSTLGNGGGVNNAGTLTLSYCTISGNSATNASSAGGGVNNAGTLTLSYCTISGNSVTGASSDGGGIYNASTLTVSHSTFSGNSAARDGGGIYNASGSGSTLTVSNSTFDGNTATGYGGGIYNASSNPMSVTDGALSGNSAGLGGGLFNGVGALTVTGGAFTSNTAGTDGGGIFNAYAGTLTVSNSTLDSNTVTGDPGHGGGIANDIGGTLTVTGSTLSNNSLTGANGNGGGIYNGASGTVTVSNSTLSSNIATVNGGGIYNSADGSSGGTVTVSNSTLSSNKATGGDGGGIYNHSDGSSGTVTVSNSTLSGNQADYSGGGIYNAGTLNYANTIIANSTFGGDCVNSGGTIGTNTKNLVEDGSCSSVYSGDPKLGALSGGVHVPQSDSPVIDAGDAATCAAAPISGVDQRGQARDDWQCDIGAVEVKLSDTDTVIKAVGGTGTYTFGPTLAKIQVNNVGSLLAAASASVPAAALTSLTVKRVDGNHPQAGVANLQTGHYWTITPSSGASGYNLDLTLPAIDFTPDGYDKLCRYTGSGWECAASGFDGPAKRITRSGVTQLSDWVAGDNVGPNAVTLRGFAARAGGGFPGAAAWAALAGGGLWAAACRRRRPTPAGQQGGRGGRPQPGPAEPGDGQPFPAQTAVTAAAWAGAYERPAISSRGQLKHFAGSPLLSEPLDPLALPGLGE from the coding sequence GTGACCATCTCCGATCTGACCATCGCCGATGGCAAGAGCACTCTCGGCAACGGCGGCGGCGTCAACAACGCCGGCACGCTGACGTTAAGCTACTGCACCATCTCCGGCAACTCGGCGACTAACGCCAGCAGCGCCGGCGGCGGCGTCAACAACGCCGGCACGCTGACGTTAAGCTACTGCACCATCTCCGGCAACTCAGTGACTGGCGCCAGCAGCGACGGCGGCGGCATCTACAACGCCAGCACGCTGACGGTCAGCCACAGCACTTTCTCCGGCAACTCGGCGGCCCGCGACGGCGGCGGCATCTACAACGCCTCTGGCAGCGGCAGCACATTGACCGTGAGCAACAGCACCTTCGACGGCAACACGGCGACCGGCTACGGCGGCGGCATCTACAACGCGTCCAGCAACCCGATGAGCGTGACCGACGGCGCCCTCTCCGGCAACTCGGCGGGCCTCGGCGGCGGCCTTTTCAACGGGGTCGGCGCGCTGACCGTGACCGGCGGTGCCTTCACTAGCAACACGGCTGGCACGGACGGCGGCGGCATTTTCAACGCCTATGCCGGCACGCTGACGGTGAGCAACAGCACCCTCGACAGCAACACGGTGACTGGCGACCCCGGCCACGGCGGCGGCATCGCCAACGACATCGGCGGTACGTTAACTGTGACCGGCAGCACTCTCTCCAACAACTCGTTGACTGGCGCCAACGGCAACGGCGGCGGCATCTACAACGGCGCCAGTGGCACGGTGACCGTGAGCAACAGCACCCTCTCCAGCAACATAGCGACCGTCAACGGCGGCGGCATCTACAATTCCGCCGATGGCTCCTCCGGTGGCACGGTGACTGTGAGCAACAGCACCCTCTCCAGCAACAAGGCGACTGGCGGCGATGGCGGCGGCATCTACAATCACTCCGATGGCTCCAGTGGCACGGTGACCGTGAGCAACAGCACCCTCTCCGGCAACCAGGCGGACTACTCGGGCGGCGGCATCTACAACGCTGGCACGCTGAACTATGCCAACACCATCATCGCCAACTCGACCTTCGGCGGCGACTGCGTGAACAGCGGCGGCACGATCGGGACGAACACCAAAAATCTGGTGGAAGACGGTAGTTGCTCCTCCGTCTACAGCGGCGACCCCAAGCTGGGCGCGTTGAGCGGCGGGGTGCATGTGCCCCAGAGCGACAGCCCGGTGATCGACGCCGGCGACGCGGCCACCTGCGCGGCCGCGCCGATCAGCGGCGTGGATCAGCGGGGCCAGGCGCGGGATGATTGGCAGTGCGACATCGGCGCGGTGGAGGTGAAGCTGAGCGACACCGACACGGTGATCAAGGCGGTGGGCGGGACCGGAACCTATACCTTCGGCCCGACGCTGGCGAAGATCCAGGTGAACAATGTCGGCAGCCTGCTGGCTGCGGCCAGCGCCAGCGTCCCGGCGGCGGCGCTGACGTCGTTGACGGTGAAACGGGTGGATGGCAACCATCCGCAGGCGGGCGTCGCCAACTTGCAGACGGGTCACTACTGGACGATCACGCCCAGCAGCGGGGCCAGCGGCTACAATCTGGACCTGACCCTGCCGGCGATCGACTTCACGCCCGATGGCTACGACAAGCTCTGCCGCTACACGGGCAGCGGTTGGGAGTGCGCGGCCAGCGGATTCGATGGCCCCGCCAAGAGGATCACCCGTTCGGGGGTGACGCAGCTTTCGGACTGGGTGGCGGGGGACAACGTGGGGCCGAACGCGGTCACATTGCGGGGCTTTGCGGCGCGGGCGGGGGGCGGGTTCCCTGGTGCGGCGGCGTGGGCGGCGCTGGCCGGCGGGGGGTTGTGGGCGGCGGCGTGCCGCCGGCGCCGCCCGACCCCGGCCGGGCAGCAGGGGGGCAGGGGCGGGCGGCCGCAGCCGGGGCCGGCTGAGCCGGGGGACGGGCAACCCTTCCCGGCCCAGACGGCCGTCACGGCGGCCGCCTGGGCGGGGGCGTACGAGCGGCCGGCGATCAGCAGTCGCGGGCAGCTCAAGCACTTTGCCGGGTCACCCCTGCTCTCCGAGCCGTTGGATCCGTTGGCTCTGCCAGGGCTGGGGGAGTAG